From Desulfovibrio oxyclinae DSM 11498, the proteins below share one genomic window:
- the nusA gene encoding transcription termination factor NusA: MSELKKAIDQISKDRGIDRDLLVDTLEEAVRSAVHRKYGDTMDIEVTFNEELGEIEVYQFKVVADEVHDEVSEINLEEAREHDPNVQIDDEMGFKLAIEDLGRIAAQSAKQVIIQRMRDAEQEIIFEEFKDRKGEIVSGIIQRRDRTGWIINLGRTEALLGKDEQIPRERYKRGDRVQAYIIDVLKESRGPQVLVSRSHPDYMVELFKREVPEVADGTVKIMGVSRDPGLRAKVAVYSRERDVDPVGACVGIRGSRIQNVVQELRGERIDIVVWSPDIARYAQHALSPAVISRIAVYDEDEALEVIVPDDQLTLAIGRKGQNVKLASRLLGWKIDIFTESRYAELNASRKGLDQIASVAEVNVEAFVAAGLDTTEAVVNATDEELLEVDGITEERIAEIRAGINMLGLNGSEEDGDVVESDEEE; this comes from the coding sequence ATGTCGGAACTCAAGAAAGCCATCGACCAGATCAGCAAGGACCGGGGCATCGACCGCGACCTTCTGGTGGACACCCTCGAAGAGGCGGTGCGCTCTGCCGTACACCGCAAGTACGGCGACACCATGGACATCGAGGTCACCTTCAACGAGGAACTCGGCGAAATCGAGGTCTACCAGTTCAAGGTGGTTGCCGACGAAGTCCATGACGAGGTCAGCGAAATCAACCTCGAAGAGGCGCGGGAGCACGACCCGAACGTCCAGATCGACGATGAAATGGGCTTCAAGCTCGCCATCGAGGATCTCGGACGCATCGCCGCGCAGAGCGCCAAGCAGGTGATCATCCAGCGCATGCGCGACGCAGAGCAGGAAATCATCTTCGAGGAATTCAAGGACCGCAAGGGCGAGATCGTCAGCGGCATCATTCAGCGCCGCGACCGCACCGGCTGGATCATCAACCTTGGCCGCACCGAAGCGCTGCTGGGCAAGGACGAGCAGATCCCCCGCGAACGCTACAAGCGCGGCGACCGGGTGCAGGCATATATCATTGATGTACTCAAGGAATCCCGCGGACCGCAGGTTCTGGTCTCCCGCTCCCACCCCGACTACATGGTGGAACTTTTCAAGCGCGAAGTGCCCGAAGTGGCAGACGGCACCGTCAAGATCATGGGCGTCTCCCGCGATCCGGGCCTGCGCGCCAAGGTGGCCGTCTACTCCCGCGAACGCGACGTGGACCCCGTGGGCGCCTGTGTCGGCATCCGCGGTTCCCGCATCCAGAACGTGGTGCAGGAGCTTCGCGGCGAACGCATCGACATCGTGGTCTGGAGTCCGGACATCGCCCGGTACGCCCAGCACGCGCTCTCCCCTGCCGTCATCTCCCGCATTGCGGTGTATGACGAGGACGAGGCGCTCGAAGTCATCGTTCCGGACGACCAGCTCACCCTGGCCATCGGCCGCAAGGGTCAGAACGTCAAGCTCGCCAGCCGCCTTCTCGGTTGGAAGATAGACATCTTCACCGAAAGCCGTTACGCCGAGCTCAACGCGTCCCGCAAGGGACTGGACCAGATCGCCAGCGTGGCCGAAGTGAACGTGGAAGCGTTTGTCGCGGCCGGTCTGGATACGACCGAGGCGGTGGTCAACGCCACCGACGAGGAACTGCTCGAAGTGGACGGCATCACCGAAGAGCGCATCGCGGAAATCCGCGCGGGCATCAACATGCTCGGCCTCAACGGTTCCGAAGAAGACGGAGACGTTGTCGAAAGCGATGAAGAAGAGTAG
- a CDS encoding YlxR family protein produces MCVICRKRAPKGDLARYVCPRDLAADSLVPDPGRNKPGRGFYVCGEPECREKFGKAEKGLMKKCKGVCI; encoded by the coding sequence ATGTGCGTCATCTGTCGGAAGAGGGCTCCCAAGGGAGACCTCGCGAGATATGTTTGTCCGAGGGACCTGGCGGCGGACAGCCTTGTTCCCGATCCCGGACGGAATAAACCTGGCCGGGGATTTTATGTCTGCGGCGAGCCCGAGTGCCGCGAAAAATTCGGCAAAGCGGAGAAAGGGCTCATGAAGAAATGCAAGGGGGTTTGTATATGA
- the infB gene encoding translation initiation factor IF-2 — protein sequence MTATMKVKDLAAELGLSNKEVMQHLREIGVQAKSHMTAVDAEDVDKLRATLSTEGGDSEVLRREVQPGVIVRRRKARKGKAESGAAKEETKVAEEAPEAPAEVEEAPVAEEPAEAAAEKETPAEPVAEEKPKKAAKAETQKARIIKPAKVVKPAETEKAPVEEQASEPESKEEPSPAVEKTEAAEAESREAETGKAAEEKPADKPEKPVEPEVAAEGAKSKAEPVAPGDKAEDGETAKKADKPKAEAKGKAGDDEDKKTKKPKKKGESKVRIISMPDPAEVAKREAEKAAGLEDRPARGRGPRPGPGGRPGPKPGGRPGGARPAGRPGGGPGGGPAAPGTPPPPQPDGRSRKKRKKDRRVVEFSNFEDGDKAKKVLGDNRPGKGKRRKKSDQLQSQEHRAQPRKAAKRKIRIDDTIRLADMAHQMGHKAQDLIKVLFGLGIMATINQALDFDTATVVANEFDYEVENVSFDEQEFLVPSEADKPEDLQGRPPVVTIMGHVDHGKTSLLDAIRSTNVTDGEAGGITQHIGAYHVTTPRGEVVFLDTPGHEAFTTMRMRGAQVTDIVVLVVAADDGVMDQTREAIAHSQAAGVPMVVAVNKIDKEGANPDTVKRELAEMGLIPEDWGGETIFAHVSAKQRTGMDELLELILLQAEVLELKANPDKPARGHIVEAKLDKGRGPVGTMLIAEGTINQGDSFVCGVHHGKVRAMFNDSAQKIETAGPAMPVEIQGFDGVPEAGDEFTVVSDEKVARRIAQQRLQKQREKELAGKSKVTLESFLASRPDQEAQNLNLIVKADVQGSLEAVTEALTKLSTDEIKVQVVHGGAGAITESDILLASASEAIIIGFNVRPNLKVKEIAEQENVEVRFYDIIYKLVNEVKDAMSGMLAPDIEEVYLGQAEVRDTFSVPKVGTVAGCYITDGKVTRHAQIRLLRGGVVVHTGELSSLKRFKDDVKEVAKGYECGMGIKGFNDIKVGDAIEAFEEREVARTID from the coding sequence ATGACGGCAACCATGAAGGTTAAGGATTTGGCAGCCGAGCTCGGCCTGTCGAATAAAGAAGTCATGCAGCATCTGCGGGAGATCGGGGTTCAGGCAAAGAGCCACATGACCGCCGTGGATGCAGAAGACGTTGATAAGCTCAGGGCCACGCTCTCCACCGAGGGCGGAGACTCCGAGGTGCTGCGCCGTGAAGTGCAGCCGGGCGTCATCGTGCGCCGCAGGAAGGCTCGCAAGGGCAAGGCCGAAAGTGGTGCCGCCAAGGAAGAGACCAAGGTTGCGGAAGAAGCTCCCGAGGCTCCGGCCGAGGTCGAAGAGGCTCCCGTTGCCGAGGAACCCGCAGAGGCCGCAGCCGAGAAGGAAACGCCCGCTGAGCCCGTTGCCGAGGAAAAGCCCAAGAAGGCTGCCAAGGCTGAGACTCAGAAGGCCCGCATCATAAAGCCGGCCAAGGTCGTGAAGCCCGCCGAGACCGAGAAGGCACCGGTCGAGGAGCAGGCTTCGGAACCGGAATCCAAGGAAGAACCCTCCCCTGCAGTCGAAAAGACCGAAGCAGCCGAAGCCGAATCCCGGGAAGCCGAAACCGGGAAGGCCGCCGAGGAAAAGCCCGCAGACAAGCCTGAAAAGCCTGTCGAGCCCGAGGTCGCAGCCGAAGGCGCCAAGTCCAAAGCCGAGCCTGTTGCCCCCGGGGACAAGGCCGAGGACGGCGAGACTGCCAAGAAGGCCGACAAGCCCAAGGCCGAAGCCAAAGGCAAGGCCGGGGATGACGAAGATAAGAAGACCAAGAAGCCCAAGAAAAAGGGTGAATCCAAGGTCAGAATCATTTCCATGCCCGATCCGGCGGAAGTCGCCAAGCGCGAAGCCGAAAAGGCCGCAGGACTGGAAGACCGTCCCGCACGCGGACGCGGTCCCAGGCCCGGTCCCGGCGGCAGACCCGGACCGAAGCCCGGTGGAAGACCCGGCGGAGCACGTCCTGCCGGGCGTCCCGGCGGAGGCCCCGGTGGCGGTCCCGCTGCTCCGGGAACTCCCCCGCCGCCGCAGCCGGACGGTCGTAGCCGCAAGAAGCGCAAGAAAGACCGCCGCGTCGTGGAATTCAGCAATTTCGAGGACGGCGACAAGGCCAAGAAGGTTCTTGGCGACAATCGCCCCGGCAAGGGCAAACGTCGCAAGAAATCCGATCAGCTTCAGTCGCAGGAGCACAGAGCGCAGCCCAGAAAGGCCGCCAAGCGCAAGATCAGAATTGATGACACCATCCGTCTGGCCGACATGGCTCACCAGATGGGTCACAAGGCGCAGGATCTCATCAAGGTCCTGTTCGGTCTGGGCATCATGGCGACCATCAACCAGGCGCTCGACTTCGATACCGCTACAGTTGTCGCCAACGAATTCGACTACGAAGTGGAGAACGTCTCCTTTGATGAACAGGAATTCCTCGTTCCTTCCGAGGCGGACAAGCCCGAAGACCTTCAGGGCCGTCCCCCGGTAGTGACCATCATGGGTCACGTCGACCACGGTAAGACCTCCCTGCTCGACGCCATCCGCTCCACCAACGTGACGGACGGCGAGGCTGGCGGCATCACGCAGCACATCGGTGCGTACCATGTCACCACCCCGCGCGGCGAAGTGGTCTTCCTCGACACCCCGGGTCACGAAGCGTTTACCACCATGCGTATGCGCGGTGCTCAGGTCACCGACATCGTCGTTCTCGTTGTCGCCGCAGATGACGGCGTCATGGACCAGACCCGCGAAGCCATCGCCCACTCACAGGCGGCTGGCGTTCCCATGGTCGTGGCCGTCAACAAGATCGACAAGGAAGGCGCCAACCCGGATACCGTCAAGCGCGAGCTGGCCGAAATGGGACTGATTCCCGAAGACTGGGGCGGTGAAACCATCTTCGCCCACGTCTCAGCCAAGCAGCGCACAGGCATGGACGAACTGCTCGAACTCATTCTGCTTCAGGCGGAAGTGCTCGAACTCAAGGCCAACCCCGACAAGCCCGCTCGCGGCCACATCGTGGAAGCGAAGCTGGACAAGGGTCGTGGCCCGGTCGGCACCATGCTCATCGCCGAAGGCACCATCAATCAGGGTGACAGCTTCGTTTGCGGGGTGCACCACGGCAAGGTCCGCGCCATGTTCAACGACTCGGCGCAGAAGATCGAAACCGCAGGTCCGGCAATGCCCGTCGAAATTCAGGGCTTTGACGGCGTCCCCGAAGCGGGTGACGAGTTCACCGTGGTCTCCGATGAAAAGGTTGCCCGCCGCATCGCCCAGCAGCGCCTGCAGAAGCAGCGCGAAAAGGAGCTGGCCGGCAAGTCCAAGGTGACGCTGGAAAGCTTCCTCGCATCCCGCCCGGATCAGGAAGCCCAGAACCTGAACCTCATCGTCAAGGCCGACGTGCAGGGTTCTCTGGAGGCCGTCACCGAGGCGCTGACCAAGCTCAGCACCGACGAAATCAAGGTGCAGGTGGTCCACGGCGGCGCAGGCGCCATCACCGAGTCCGACATCCTTCTGGCCAGCGCGTCCGAAGCCATCATCATCGGCTTCAACGTCCGCCCGAACCTGAAGGTCAAGGAGATCGCCGAGCAGGAGAACGTGGAAGTCCGCTTCTACGACATCATCTACAAGCTCGTGAACGAGGTGAAGGATGCCATGAGCGGCATGCTCGCTCCGGATATCGAGGAAGTCTACCTCGGACAGGCCGAAGTGCGCGACACCTTCAGCGTTCCCAAGGTCGGCACCGTTGCCGGTTGTTACATCACCGACGGCAAGGTCACCAGACACGCTCAGATCCGCCTGCTTCGCGGCGGCGTGGTGGTCCATACCGGCGAGCTCTCCTCCCTCAAGCGCTTCAAGGACGACGTCAAGGAAGTGGCCAAGGGGTACGAGTGCGGCATGGGCATCAAGGGCTTCAACGACATCAAGGTCGGCGACGCCATCGAAGCCTTCGAGGAACGGGAAGTGGCCCGTACCATCGACTAG
- a CDS encoding DUF503 domain-containing protein, protein MIIGVLSLEFRLEGNNSLKGKRKIVSSLKTRARNKFNVSISEVDAQDSHERIVLAVVTVANLTNKVESRLAKVLGMLEDTVPAELVSVETEVFSNTD, encoded by the coding sequence ATGATAATCGGCGTACTCAGTCTGGAGTTCCGGCTTGAAGGAAACAATTCCCTCAAGGGCAAGCGAAAGATCGTCAGCAGCCTCAAGACGAGGGCCCGGAACAAGTTCAATGTGTCCATCAGCGAGGTGGACGCACAGGACTCTCACGAACGAATCGTCCTTGCCGTCGTGACGGTGGCCAACCTCACGAACAAGGTCGAATCCAGGCTGGCAAAGGTGCTCGGCATGTTGGAAGATACGGTTCCAGCCGAGCTGGTGAGCGTCGAAACAGAAGTATTCAGCAACACGGATTGA
- the rbfA gene encoding 30S ribosome-binding factor RbfA — MKISDSRRASRMGDQILRELSSILMEEVSDPRLERVTLSGVRMNANLRIAEVLFTTSGDEEKIEAARQGLEKASGYLRSQLGKKMRIQFVPELRFTHDTFLEDMVYAKPDEDDS; from the coding sequence ATGAAAATTTCCGATTCCAGAAGGGCCAGCCGCATGGGAGACCAGATCCTGCGAGAGCTCTCCTCCATTCTCATGGAAGAAGTGAGCGATCCCCGGCTGGAACGCGTGACCCTCTCCGGCGTGCGCATGAACGCCAACCTGCGTATCGCCGAAGTGCTTTTCACAACCAGTGGCGACGAAGAAAAGATCGAGGCAGCAAGGCAAGGGCTGGAAAAGGCTTCCGGCTACCTGCGCTCGCAGCTCGGCAAAAAGATGCGCATCCAGTTCGTTCCCGAGCTCCGCTTCACCCACGACACCTTTCTTGAGGACATGGTCTATGCCAAGCCCGATGAAGACGATAGCTAA
- a CDS encoding DHH family phosphoesterase, producing MKTIANAIRSGTSFLVAAHYNPDGDAIGSTAALGHVLTALGKEVSLYNHSGMNCRYDWVQTPSPITSELPEKMPEWTIILDCGNAERMGDNLRARLDETRVINIDHHLGNPEFGELNWVDKRHPAVGTMIADLAEELDVELSGSLAEAVYLAVSTDTGFFSYGNTTPESLELAAKMLRNGLDLQTVNMHINKQWTENRLRLFNEVVGRVELFENGQVAVAPVTREMFEKTGTAPSDTEEIINFVRKLKSVRVAALLREEGDEQWKFSLRAYGDDNVQEVAASFGGGGHKNAAGGMASGTLEEARATLVKSIVDMVGL from the coding sequence ATGAAGACGATAGCTAACGCCATCCGCAGCGGAACCTCCTTTCTGGTTGCCGCCCACTACAACCCGGACGGCGACGCCATCGGCTCCACCGCTGCGCTCGGCCACGTGCTCACTGCCTTGGGCAAGGAAGTCTCCCTGTACAACCATTCCGGCATGAACTGCCGTTACGACTGGGTGCAGACTCCCTCACCCATCACTTCCGAGCTGCCCGAAAAGATGCCCGAGTGGACGATCATCCTCGACTGCGGCAACGCCGAGCGCATGGGCGACAACCTCCGCGCACGTCTCGACGAAACCAGAGTCATCAATATCGACCACCACCTTGGCAATCCCGAATTCGGCGAACTGAACTGGGTCGATAAAAGGCACCCCGCCGTCGGCACCATGATCGCCGATCTGGCCGAAGAGCTTGACGTAGAATTGTCCGGCTCGCTGGCCGAGGCCGTTTATCTCGCCGTATCAACCGACACCGGCTTTTTTTCCTACGGCAACACGACCCCTGAGTCACTTGAGCTTGCTGCCAAGATGTTGCGCAACGGGCTGGATCTTCAGACCGTGAACATGCACATCAACAAGCAGTGGACGGAAAACCGTCTGCGGTTGTTCAATGAAGTGGTCGGCAGAGTGGAATTGTTTGAAAACGGACAGGTCGCAGTGGCGCCCGTGACTCGCGAGATGTTCGAAAAAACCGGCACCGCTCCCTCGGATACCGAGGAAATCATCAATTTCGTACGCAAACTGAAAAGTGTTCGCGTTGCCGCCCTGCTCCGTGAGGAAGGTGACGAGCAATGGAAGTTCAGCCTACGGGCCTACGGCGATGACAATGTGCAGGAAGTCGCTGCCAGCTTCGGCGGCGGCGGTCACAAGAACGCCGCGGGCGGCATGGCATCCGGCACGCTTGAGGAAGCCCGTGCGACTCTCGTCAAATCCATCGTCGATATGGTAGGACTGTAG
- the truB gene encoding tRNA pseudouridine(55) synthase TruB, whose translation MGRKPKRSKEQLDGVLILRKPSGPTSTDCLNAIKRRFRQFKIGHAGTLDPLAEGVLPVMLGKATKTATYLTGEDKTYSGTLRLGITTDTYDIQGEVLTESPVPEDPQVVRDEIYYWNQLTEQEVPAYSAAKHKGKPLYELARAGEEVPVKRKAITIIESQPLEVTLPDADFRVRCSAGTYIRSLVHSLGTRLECGATLTRLLRESSGPFGLEQAHDLDEVLEDELEQFTERVIPMADALPHWPSYRLSEALAGLVKNGTRLPVNADGDLSGKEGDRALFLTPEGDALALVEAAESNGKLLWGILRGLW comes from the coding sequence ATGGGCAGAAAGCCGAAACGCAGCAAGGAACAGCTTGACGGCGTGCTCATCCTGCGCAAGCCGTCCGGCCCGACCTCCACGGACTGCCTCAACGCCATCAAACGCAGGTTCCGCCAGTTCAAGATCGGCCACGCCGGTACGCTGGACCCCCTCGCCGAAGGCGTGCTCCCCGTGATGCTCGGCAAGGCCACGAAGACCGCTACGTACCTTACCGGCGAGGACAAGACGTATTCCGGCACTTTACGCCTCGGAATCACTACGGATACCTACGACATTCAGGGCGAGGTGCTGACCGAAAGCCCCGTTCCGGAAGATCCACAGGTGGTTCGTGACGAAATTTATTACTGGAATCAGTTGACAGAGCAGGAAGTTCCGGCCTATTCGGCAGCCAAACACAAGGGAAAGCCCTTGTATGAATTGGCCAGAGCGGGCGAAGAAGTGCCCGTGAAACGAAAGGCCATCACGATCATTGAATCACAACCTTTAGAGGTAACTCTTCCCGATGCGGACTTCAGGGTGAGGTGCTCTGCTGGCACCTACATACGCTCCCTGGTCCACAGCTTGGGGACGCGGCTTGAATGCGGCGCGACGCTGACACGGCTTCTGCGCGAATCGAGCGGTCCCTTCGGGTTGGAACAGGCGCACGACCTTGATGAAGTGCTCGAAGACGAACTGGAACAGTTCACCGAGCGCGTCATTCCAATGGCCGACGCTCTTCCCCACTGGCCCTCCTACCGCCTCTCCGAGGCACTGGCCGGGTTGGTGAAAAACGGTACCAGACTCCCCGTCAACGCTGACGGCGATCTGTCCGGAAAGGAAGGCGACCGCGCCCTGTTTCTCACCCCCGAAGGCGACGCACTCGCACTCGTGGAAGCCGCTGAAAGCAACGGAAAGCTCCTTTGGGGCATTCTGCGCGGGCTCTGGTAG
- the rpsO gene encoding 30S ribosomal protein S15, whose protein sequence is MVMDAQAKQAVIDEYKTHEGDTGSPEVQVALLTERIKYLTDHFKTHKKDYHSRTGLLKLVGQRRKLLNYLMKKDIERYRSLIARLGLRK, encoded by the coding sequence GTGGTCATGGACGCACAGGCCAAACAGGCCGTTATTGACGAGTACAAGACTCACGAAGGCGACACCGGGTCTCCCGAAGTCCAGGTCGCGCTGCTTACCGAGCGCATCAAGTACCTGACCGATCACTTCAAGACCCACAAGAAGGACTACCATTCCCGCACCGGCCTGCTGAAGCTGGTCGGCCAGCGCCGGAAACTGCTCAACTACCTCATGAAGAAGGACATTGAGCGCTATCGTAGCCTGATCGCCCGTCTGGGTCTGCGCAAGTAG